The Vibrio navarrensis genome has a segment encoding these proteins:
- the rho gene encoding transcription termination factor Rho has translation MNLTELKNIPVSDLVKLGESLGLENLARLRKQDIIFAILKAHAKSGEDIFGDGVLEILQDGFGFLRSADSSYLAGPDDIYVSPSQIRRFNLRTGDSIAGKIRPPKDGERYFALLKVNTVNDDRPDNARNKILFENLTPLHANERMVMERGNGSTEDITARVLDLASPIGKGQRGLIVAPPKAGKTMLLQNIAQSITYNHPECVLMVLLIDERPEEVTEMQRLVKGEVVASTFDEPASRHVQVAEMVIEKAKRLVEHKKDVVILLDSITRLARAYNTVVPSSGKVLTGGVDANALHRPKRFFGAARNVEEGGSLTIIATALVDTGSKMDEVIYEEFKGTGNMELHLNRKIAEKRVFPAIDFNRSGTRREELLTKSDELQKMWILRKIVHPMGESDAMEFLIDKLAMTKTNDEFFDAMRRQ, from the coding sequence ATGAATCTTACCGAATTGAAAAACATCCCGGTATCCGACCTGGTTAAGCTTGGCGAAAGCTTAGGTCTGGAAAACCTGGCACGTTTACGTAAACAAGACATCATCTTCGCAATCCTAAAAGCACACGCAAAAAGTGGCGAAGATATTTTTGGCGATGGGGTTCTGGAAATTCTGCAAGACGGATTTGGTTTCCTACGTAGTGCAGACAGTTCGTACTTGGCGGGTCCGGATGATATTTATGTATCACCAAGCCAGATTCGTCGTTTTAACTTGCGCACGGGCGATTCGATCGCAGGCAAAATTCGTCCACCAAAAGATGGCGAACGTTATTTTGCCTTGCTGAAAGTCAACACGGTTAACGATGATCGACCAGACAACGCACGTAATAAAATCCTGTTTGAAAACTTAACTCCTCTGCACGCCAATGAGCGTATGGTGATGGAGCGCGGTAATGGCTCGACAGAAGATATCACCGCTCGTGTTCTCGATTTGGCATCGCCGATTGGTAAAGGTCAGCGTGGTTTGATTGTGGCACCGCCAAAAGCGGGCAAAACCATGCTGCTACAAAACATCGCACAGAGCATTACTTACAACCACCCTGAATGTGTGTTGATGGTGCTGCTGATTGATGAGCGTCCAGAAGAAGTAACCGAAATGCAGCGCCTAGTAAAAGGCGAGGTGGTGGCTTCGACGTTTGATGAGCCAGCTTCTCGTCACGTGCAAGTGGCTGAGATGGTCATCGAAAAAGCGAAACGCTTGGTGGAACACAAGAAAGATGTAGTGATTCTGCTGGATTCGATTACTCGTCTTGCGCGTGCATACAACACCGTTGTGCCTTCTTCGGGTAAAGTACTCACTGGTGGTGTGGATGCGAACGCGCTGCATCGTCCTAAGCGTTTCTTCGGTGCGGCACGTAATGTGGAAGAAGGCGGTAGCCTGACCATTATCGCAACGGCGCTAGTGGATACGGGTTCTAAGATGGACGAAGTGATCTACGAAGAGTTTAAAGGTACAGGTAACATGGAACTGCACCTTAACCGTAAGATTGCTGAGAAGCGAGTCTTCCCTGCGATTGATTTCAACCGCTCAGGTACTCGTCGTGAAGAACTCCTGACCAAGAGCGATGAACTGCAGAAAATGTGGATTCTGCGCAAGATTGTTCATCCGATGGGCGAGTCTGACGCGATGGAATTCTTGATCGACAAGTTGGCGATGACCAAAACTAACGACGAGTTCTTTGACGCCATGCGTCGCCAGTAA
- the trxA gene encoding thioredoxin TrxA, producing MSDKILQLTDEGFENDVLKAAGPVLVDFWAEWCGPCKMIAPILDEVAEEYEGKLTIGKLNIDHNAGTPPKFGIRGIPTLLLFKDGSVAATKVGALSKTQLKEFLDANL from the coding sequence ATGAGTGATAAGATTTTGCAGCTGACTGACGAAGGTTTTGAAAATGACGTTCTTAAGGCTGCAGGCCCGGTACTGGTAGACTTTTGGGCAGAATGGTGTGGTCCTTGTAAGATGATTGCGCCGATTCTGGACGAAGTTGCTGAAGAGTACGAAGGCAAACTCACTATCGGTAAACTAAATATCGACCATAATGCAGGCACACCACCTAAATTCGGCATTCGCGGTATTCCAACCCTGCTGTTGTTCAAAGACGGCAGCGTGGCAGCGACAAAAGTGGGTGCGCTATCGAAAACTCAATTGAAAGAGTTCTTGGATGCAAACCTATAA